A genomic segment from Aulosira sp. FACHB-615 encodes:
- a CDS encoding GTP-binding protein — protein MRNNLEETHLNRARASLRQALSWYGYLRKSGQLSSNPELAGLVKPELDALNATLSKLDANLIKIAVFGLVSRGKSAVLNALLGEKILQTGPLNGVTQWPRSVRWQPPGGKIIVELIDTPGLDEIAGEARAKMAREVARQADLILFVVSGDITRTEYQALLDLRQAQKPLILVFNKIDLYPDTDRGAIYRNLQQLGAGNPQAQPLLPDEIVMVAAEPAPMEVRVEWPDGRVSYEWETLPPEITELQQTLLKILNREGRSLLALNALVQAREAEAKIAQKTLDLREKEAEEIIWQFTKYKALAVALNPIAVLDILCGTVADLALIRALARLYGLPMTSYEAGKILKTILMSSGGLLLGELGSSFVLGLGKSTAAIASGDNPVNITSFAGSAIAQAGIAGYGAYAVGKAAQVYLEKGCTWGQLGASTVIQEILSQVDQNTILYRLQQELGLKY, from the coding sequence GTGCGTAATAACCTGGAAGAAACTCATTTAAACCGCGCCCGTGCTAGTCTCCGACAAGCATTATCTTGGTATGGATATCTTCGCAAGTCAGGGCAGTTATCATCTAACCCAGAATTGGCAGGTTTGGTCAAGCCAGAATTAGACGCTTTAAATGCCACACTCAGTAAACTAGACGCGAATTTAATTAAAATTGCGGTGTTTGGTTTGGTGAGTCGGGGAAAATCCGCAGTCTTAAATGCTTTACTGGGAGAGAAGATTCTGCAAACTGGCCCTTTAAACGGGGTGACTCAATGGCCGAGGTCTGTGCGATGGCAACCACCAGGCGGTAAAATTATTGTCGAATTAATTGATACACCAGGATTAGATGAAATTGCGGGGGAAGCACGGGCGAAAATGGCGCGGGAAGTGGCGCGTCAGGCAGATTTAATTTTATTTGTAGTTTCTGGTGATATTACGCGGACAGAATATCAAGCGTTACTAGATTTACGTCAGGCGCAAAAACCGTTGATTTTGGTGTTTAACAAAATTGACCTTTACCCAGATACAGACAGAGGCGCAATTTATCGCAATTTACAACAACTGGGCGCAGGAAATCCCCAAGCGCAGCCTTTGTTACCTGATGAAATTGTCATGGTGGCGGCGGAACCTGCACCAATGGAAGTGCGGGTAGAATGGCCGGATGGACGTGTGAGTTATGAATGGGAAACTCTACCACCAGAAATTACCGAACTCCAGCAAACATTACTCAAGATTCTCAATCGTGAAGGTAGGTCACTTCTAGCGTTAAATGCACTCGTTCAAGCCAGGGAAGCGGAAGCAAAAATCGCGCAAAAAACTCTAGATTTACGTGAAAAAGAAGCAGAAGAAATTATCTGGCAGTTTACTAAATATAAAGCGTTAGCAGTAGCATTAAATCCGATCGCAGTTTTAGATATTCTCTGTGGAACCGTGGCTGATTTAGCTTTAATTCGGGCTTTGGCCAGATTGTATGGTTTACCGATGACTAGCTATGAAGCGGGGAAAATTCTCAAAACGATTTTAATGAGTTCTGGCGGTTTGTTGCTAGGAGAATTAGGCAGTAGTTTTGTATTAGGATTAGGTAAAAGTACTGCGGCGATCGCTAGTGGTGATAATCCAGTCAATATTACTAGTTTTGCTGGCAGTGCGATCGCTCAAGCGGGAATTGCTGGTTATGGTGCTTATGCTGTTGGTAAAGCCGCCCAAGTTTATCTCGAAAAAGGCTGCACTTGGGGACAATTAGGCGCGAGTACCGTAATTCAAGAAATTCTTTCGCAAGTTGACCAAAATACAATTCTGTATCGGTTGCAACAAGAATTAGGTTTAAAGTATTGA
- a CDS encoding sensor histidine kinase → MYDLNQFTLRNMSECGLALRQLGQNVTTMEEAGRAIINYLYESLVDDKTQNQSCALIRLFKTHSYSDLTPKLQASARELLGDGEILPDLKCLTLLATVGEQPEWNSRYESRGHQAIPLANENAIANIPMVSQLIHQLGLDPGTVIKPDPSLMVDIEQQMYNVFHIPDALGSPHIPAQHEFVIPFNIKSVAGFGGILPSGNMFVVMMFLKVAISHTTVDLLRPLALSVKTALLPFDDGKTFVDSLPVTSVSDRKIAQLNSQIATLTQLLDVSEQVTFIQSDRLEQAITDLQQALTQLQTTQTQIVQNEKMSALGQMVAGIAHEINNPVNFIHGNLSHLDSYIQDLVSLFQDYQTEYPDPPATLQAKLQAADLPFLIQDLTSILQSMQVGTERIRQIVLSLRNFSRLDEAEIKEVEIHEGLDSTLVLLSHRLKAQGKHPEIQVIKDYGIVPLVECHAGQLNQVFMNILANAIDALEESNRGRCLSEIQQNPNQITIRTSMIDANWVQVAIADNGVGIAECIRTKLFDPFFTTKPVGKGTGLGLSISYQIITEKLGGKIVCHSTVEQGTEFIIQIPVQTEESEVRSRV, encoded by the coding sequence ATGTACGACCTCAATCAATTCACACTCAGAAATATGTCTGAATGTGGTTTAGCATTACGCCAGCTAGGGCAGAATGTGACAACGATGGAAGAAGCTGGTAGAGCCATTATTAATTATTTATATGAAAGCTTAGTTGATGACAAAACCCAAAATCAATCTTGCGCTTTGATTAGATTATTCAAAACCCATTCTTATAGTGATTTGACTCCAAAACTACAAGCATCGGCTCGTGAATTGTTGGGTGATGGTGAAATTTTACCTGATTTGAAGTGTTTAACTTTGTTGGCAACGGTTGGTGAGCAGCCAGAATGGAATTCTCGTTATGAATCCCGTGGACACCAAGCAATTCCCTTGGCGAATGAAAATGCGATCGCAAATATTCCAATGGTTTCACAGCTAATTCACCAACTAGGACTCGATCCAGGTACAGTCATCAAGCCTGATCCATCGTTGATGGTTGATATAGAACAGCAGATGTACAACGTTTTTCACATTCCTGATGCGCTCGGTAGTCCCCATATTCCCGCACAACATGAATTTGTGATTCCCTTCAACATTAAATCAGTGGCGGGCTTTGGCGGGATTTTGCCTTCAGGAAATATGTTTGTGGTGATGATGTTTCTAAAAGTGGCAATTTCCCATACAACTGTAGATTTGCTACGTCCCTTAGCATTAAGTGTGAAAACTGCACTACTACCCTTTGATGATGGTAAAACCTTTGTAGATTCCTTACCAGTGACTTCTGTGAGCGATCGCAAAATTGCACAGTTAAATTCTCAAATTGCCACACTCACACAGTTATTAGATGTTTCTGAGCAAGTTACATTCATCCAGTCAGACCGCCTCGAACAAGCAATTACCGACTTACAACAAGCCCTCACTCAACTACAAACAACCCAAACCCAAATAGTTCAAAACGAAAAAATGTCAGCATTGGGGCAGATGGTAGCCGGAATTGCCCATGAAATCAACAACCCAGTCAACTTTATTCATGGTAATCTCAGCCACCTTGATAGCTACATCCAAGATTTGGTGAGTTTGTTCCAAGACTATCAAACAGAATATCCCGACCCACCAGCCACCCTGCAAGCCAAACTCCAAGCAGCCGATTTACCTTTCCTCATCCAAGATTTAACCAGTATTCTCCAATCAATGCAGGTGGGAACTGAACGAATTCGCCAAATTGTGCTGTCCCTACGCAATTTTTCTCGTTTGGATGAAGCAGAAATCAAAGAAGTAGAGATTCACGAAGGTCTTGATAGTACTTTAGTACTGTTAAGCCATCGTCTTAAAGCCCAAGGCAAACACCCAGAAATTCAGGTAATTAAGGACTATGGTATTGTGCCTTTGGTTGAGTGCCACGCTGGACAACTGAATCAAGTGTTTATGAATATTTTGGCAAACGCTATTGATGCCCTAGAAGAATCTAATAGAGGGCGATGTTTGTCAGAAATTCAGCAAAACCCGAACCAAATTACCATTCGCACTTCTATGATTGATGCTAATTGGGTGCAAGTTGCGATCGCTGATAATGGAGTTGGGATTGCTGAATGTATTCGCACTAAACTCTTCGACCCTTTTTTTACTACCAAACCTGTCGGTAAAGGCACAGGATTAGGTTTATCAATTAGCTATCAAATTATCACCGAAAAACTCGGCGGCAAAATTGTATGTCATTCCACCGTCGAACAAGGAACCGAATTTATCATCCAAATTCCTGTACAAACAGAGGAGTCAGAAGTCAGAAGTCGGGTGTAG
- a CDS encoding molybdopterin-binding protein: protein MPRKEQGWITFQTSEEERKILEEFCQDSQRTKTEILRELVRGLNKHQVSQASIPTPPPTTQVNQENLEMPTGEIGSSKKALKVSSRNILKGVVKKVVIGAVNCEVTLEIVHRVELTSMITRTSAEELGIVAGEEAYAVIKSNDIVIARE, encoded by the coding sequence ATGCCAAGAAAAGAACAAGGATGGATCACATTTCAAACATCGGAAGAGGAACGGAAAATTCTCGAAGAGTTTTGCCAGGACTCTCAACGCACCAAAACCGAGATTCTGCGGGAACTTGTGCGTGGTCTGAATAAACACCAAGTATCACAAGCCTCAATACCAACTCCCCCACCAACTACACAGGTAAATCAGGAAAATCTGGAAATGCCTACTGGAGAAATTGGTAGTTCTAAAAAGGCTTTAAAAGTTAGCTCCCGTAATATTCTCAAGGGTGTGGTGAAAAAAGTTGTCATTGGAGCTGTTAATTGTGAGGTGACACTAGAAATTGTTCACAGAGTAGAGCTAACCTCAATGATTACGAGAACATCAGCTGAAGAGTTGGGTATTGTTGCCGGAGAGGAAGCCTATGCAGTGATTAAATCTAACGATATTGTGATTGCTAGAGAATAA
- the modA gene encoding molybdate ABC transporter substrate-binding protein, translating into MKRRQVLSFFGTALASLLLAVCSTFIVPSVVTAQSNVTLLVSAAASLKDALEEIKPVYQQSNPNVNINYNFGASGALQQQIEQGAPADIFISAGKRQVDALEQKGLLLPGTRSVLAKNRLVLVVPQAVTGITSLYDLKESKIKRIAIGEPRSVPAGQYAQQVLQKLNIWWQVSSKLVYANNVRQVLAAVESGNADAGLVYATDAKISDKVKVVVAADEKYHSPIVYPLAVVKRTKNASAAKEFSQFLSSSQVKGILKKYGFILP; encoded by the coding sequence ATGAAAAGAAGACAAGTTCTTTCCTTTTTTGGCACAGCACTCGCTAGTTTGTTACTTGCTGTTTGTTCAACATTCATTGTACCTTCTGTTGTCACAGCACAGTCGAACGTTACTTTACTTGTTTCTGCTGCTGCTAGTTTAAAAGATGCACTGGAAGAAATTAAACCGGTTTATCAACAAAGTAACCCCAACGTCAACATAAATTATAACTTTGGGGCTTCTGGGGCATTGCAACAACAAATTGAGCAAGGCGCACCAGCAGACATTTTTATTTCCGCCGGAAAAAGGCAAGTAGATGCTTTAGAACAAAAAGGGTTATTGCTTCCTGGGACACGCTCGGTTTTGGCAAAAAACCGCCTTGTACTAGTTGTACCCCAAGCTGTTACAGGTATTACCAGCCTTTACGATCTGAAAGAATCGAAAATCAAGCGCATTGCTATTGGTGAACCCAGAAGCGTTCCGGCTGGTCAATACGCGCAGCAAGTTTTACAGAAGTTAAATATTTGGTGGCAAGTAAGCTCTAAACTGGTTTACGCCAACAATGTGCGTCAAGTCTTGGCGGCTGTCGAAAGTGGCAATGCTGATGCCGGGTTAGTATATGCCACCGATGCTAAAATTTCTGACAAAGTAAAAGTAGTTGTGGCGGCTGATGAGAAATACCACTCACCGATAGTTTATCCACTGGCGGTGGTGAAACGCACTAAGAATGCCAGTGCAGCCAAGGAATTTAGCCAATTTTTATCCAGCAGTCAAGTTAAGGGGATACTCAAAAAATACGGCTTCATCCTGCCTTAA
- a CDS encoding peptidase — MNRMFRRYHRQIAIILCLPLFLTVLTGMGYTIAHELLHQDEIGEFLLGLHTLEIIHLEKIYPLLNGLGLVGLLITGVTMTGLFRKRASQE; from the coding sequence ATGAATCGCATGTTTCGCCGCTATCATCGTCAGATAGCCATTATTCTGTGCTTGCCTTTATTTTTAACTGTATTAACGGGTATGGGTTATACCATAGCCCATGAATTGTTACACCAAGACGAGATAGGTGAATTCCTTTTAGGCTTGCATACCTTAGAAATCATTCATTTAGAAAAAATTTACCCACTTTTGAACGGCTTAGGGTTAGTTGGCTTATTGATTACTGGCGTAACTATGACGGGTTTATTCCGCAAACGAGCTTCACAAGAATGA